One Panulirus ornatus isolate Po-2019 chromosome 1, ASM3632096v1, whole genome shotgun sequence genomic region harbors:
- the LOC139750797 gene encoding double-stranded RNA-specific editase 1-like isoform X4: MRGRGRGRGNWRSGAAAAGADTANTENFTPPANNEQPAPVMDFYQQGRPAAPADVKMDVANEVHVSDSDTSMHEGEQQQETRKRPWEKLGGVKVKRKKVPGAKNLKIRRYVQPKNAVMCLNELRPGVTYNTEQEGGVGQPFCISVEVDGQKYRGFGSSKQLAKQASAEAALISFVKPPVTSTENAEEDKTPWATLASFAIYKLFNDWREGRVGTCPPPSQAYGTALPPAFLNQNMGANSAVKEEPPQATAFTEAITAHLGGRTTIAPVADGKQEANSSLPATDPVKVPNPAKQVPENAANMHPVMVLHQMKPGLQYNVNQTSHESKPFFTVSVELDGKEFTGEGPNVKKAKFFLAKEAIQGLYGIESTFQTPA, from the exons GTCGTGGCCGTGGCAATTGGCGTtctggagctgctgctgctggtgcagatACAGCTAACACTGAAAATTTCACACCACCAGCAAATAATGAACAGCCAGCCCCAGTAATGGATTTTTATCAACAAGGTcggcctgctgctcctgctgatgtTAAAATGGATGTTGCTAATGAG GTGCACGTGTCTGATAGTGATACCTCAATGCATGAGGGAGAACAGCAACAAGAAACGAGGAAGCGGCCATGGGAGAAGTTAGGAG GCgtcaaggtcaagagaaagaaggTACCAGGAGCAAAGAATCTTAAGATCCGAAGATATGTGCAGCCAAAGAATGCAGTAATGTGTCTCAATGAACTTCGACCAGGAGTAACATATAACACTGAACAGGAAGGAGGAGTTGGCCAGCCATTCTGTATATCTGTGGAG GTTGATGGTCAGAAATACCGTGGTTTTGGGTCATCTAAACAGCTAGCAAAGCAAGCATCAGCTGAGGCAGCACTCATTAGCTTCGTAAAGCCACCAGTTACTTCAACTGAAAATGCAGAGGAGGACAAGACCCCTTGGGCCACCCTTGCATCATTTGCTATTTACAAACTATTCAATGATTGGCGTGAGGGTCGAGTTGGCACGTGTCCACCACCTTCACAGGCATATGGCACTGCCCTTCCTCCAG CATTCTTAAATCAGAATATGGGAGCTAATTCAGCTGTCAAGGAAGAGCCTCCTCAGGCAACAGCATTTACTGAAGCAATCACTGCTCACCTGGGAGGCCGTACAACCATTGCTCCTGTCGCAGATGGAAAG caAGAGGCAAATTCGTCTTTACCGGCAACAGATCCTGTTAAAGTGCCAAATCCTGCCAAACAGGTTCCTGAAAATGCTGCCAACATGCATCCTGTTATGGTTCTGCATCAGATGAAGCCTGGCCTGCAGTACAATGTTAATCAGACTTCACATGAAAGCAAGCCATTCTTTACTGTGTCTGTCGAACTTGATGGAAAGGAGTTTACTGGGGAGg
- the LOC139750797 gene encoding double-stranded RNA-specific editase 1-like isoform X1 — MRGRGRGRGNWRSGAAAAGADTANTENFTPPANNEQPAPVMDFYQQGRPAAPADVKMDVANEVHVSDSDTSMHEGEQQQETRKRPWEKLGGREGVKVKRKKVPGAKNLKIRRYVQPKNAVMCLNELRPGVTYNTEQEGGVGQPFCISVEVDGQKYRGFGSSKQLAKQASAEAALISFVKPPVTSTENAEEDKTPWATLASFAIYKLFNDWREGRVGTCPPPSQAYGTALPPGFQAFLNQNMGANSAVKEEPPQATAFTEAITAHLGGRTTIAPVADGKQEANSSLPATDPVKVPNPAKQVPENAANMHPVMVLHQMKPGLQYNVNQTSHESKPFFTVSVELDGKEFTGEGPNVKKAKFFLAKEAIQGLYGIESTFQTPA; from the exons GTCGTGGCCGTGGCAATTGGCGTtctggagctgctgctgctggtgcagatACAGCTAACACTGAAAATTTCACACCACCAGCAAATAATGAACAGCCAGCCCCAGTAATGGATTTTTATCAACAAGGTcggcctgctgctcctgctgatgtTAAAATGGATGTTGCTAATGAG GTGCACGTGTCTGATAGTGATACCTCAATGCATGAGGGAGAACAGCAACAAGAAACGAGGAAGCGGCCATGGGAGAAGTTAGGAGGTAGGGAAG GCgtcaaggtcaagagaaagaaggTACCAGGAGCAAAGAATCTTAAGATCCGAAGATATGTGCAGCCAAAGAATGCAGTAATGTGTCTCAATGAACTTCGACCAGGAGTAACATATAACACTGAACAGGAAGGAGGAGTTGGCCAGCCATTCTGTATATCTGTGGAG GTTGATGGTCAGAAATACCGTGGTTTTGGGTCATCTAAACAGCTAGCAAAGCAAGCATCAGCTGAGGCAGCACTCATTAGCTTCGTAAAGCCACCAGTTACTTCAACTGAAAATGCAGAGGAGGACAAGACCCCTTGGGCCACCCTTGCATCATTTGCTATTTACAAACTATTCAATGATTGGCGTGAGGGTCGAGTTGGCACGTGTCCACCACCTTCACAGGCATATGGCACTGCCCTTCCTCCAG GATTCCAAGCATTCTTAAATCAGAATATGGGAGCTAATTCAGCTGTCAAGGAAGAGCCTCCTCAGGCAACAGCATTTACTGAAGCAATCACTGCTCACCTGGGAGGCCGTACAACCATTGCTCCTGTCGCAGATGGAAAG caAGAGGCAAATTCGTCTTTACCGGCAACAGATCCTGTTAAAGTGCCAAATCCTGCCAAACAGGTTCCTGAAAATGCTGCCAACATGCATCCTGTTATGGTTCTGCATCAGATGAAGCCTGGCCTGCAGTACAATGTTAATCAGACTTCACATGAAAGCAAGCCATTCTTTACTGTGTCTGTCGAACTTGATGGAAAGGAGTTTACTGGGGAGg
- the LOC139750797 gene encoding double-stranded RNA-specific editase 1-like isoform X3: protein MRGRGRGRGNWRSGAAAAGADTANTENFTPPANNEQPAPVMDFYQQGRPAAPADVKMDVANEVHVSDSDTSMHEGEQQQETRKRPWEKLGGREGVKVKRKKVPGAKNLKIRRYVQPKNAVMCLNELRPGVTYNTEQEGGVGQPFCISVEVDGQKYRGFGSSKQLAKQASAEAALISFVKPPVTSTENAEEDKTPWATLASFAIYKLFNDWREGRVGTCPPPSQAYGTALPPAFLNQNMGANSAVKEEPPQATAFTEAITAHLGGRTTIAPVADGKQEANSSLPATDPVKVPNPAKQVPENAANMHPVMVLHQMKPGLQYNVNQTSHESKPFFTVSVELDGKEFTGEGPNVKKAKFFLAKEAIQGLYGIESTFQTPA from the exons GTCGTGGCCGTGGCAATTGGCGTtctggagctgctgctgctggtgcagatACAGCTAACACTGAAAATTTCACACCACCAGCAAATAATGAACAGCCAGCCCCAGTAATGGATTTTTATCAACAAGGTcggcctgctgctcctgctgatgtTAAAATGGATGTTGCTAATGAG GTGCACGTGTCTGATAGTGATACCTCAATGCATGAGGGAGAACAGCAACAAGAAACGAGGAAGCGGCCATGGGAGAAGTTAGGAGGTAGGGAAG GCgtcaaggtcaagagaaagaaggTACCAGGAGCAAAGAATCTTAAGATCCGAAGATATGTGCAGCCAAAGAATGCAGTAATGTGTCTCAATGAACTTCGACCAGGAGTAACATATAACACTGAACAGGAAGGAGGAGTTGGCCAGCCATTCTGTATATCTGTGGAG GTTGATGGTCAGAAATACCGTGGTTTTGGGTCATCTAAACAGCTAGCAAAGCAAGCATCAGCTGAGGCAGCACTCATTAGCTTCGTAAAGCCACCAGTTACTTCAACTGAAAATGCAGAGGAGGACAAGACCCCTTGGGCCACCCTTGCATCATTTGCTATTTACAAACTATTCAATGATTGGCGTGAGGGTCGAGTTGGCACGTGTCCACCACCTTCACAGGCATATGGCACTGCCCTTCCTCCAG CATTCTTAAATCAGAATATGGGAGCTAATTCAGCTGTCAAGGAAGAGCCTCCTCAGGCAACAGCATTTACTGAAGCAATCACTGCTCACCTGGGAGGCCGTACAACCATTGCTCCTGTCGCAGATGGAAAG caAGAGGCAAATTCGTCTTTACCGGCAACAGATCCTGTTAAAGTGCCAAATCCTGCCAAACAGGTTCCTGAAAATGCTGCCAACATGCATCCTGTTATGGTTCTGCATCAGATGAAGCCTGGCCTGCAGTACAATGTTAATCAGACTTCACATGAAAGCAAGCCATTCTTTACTGTGTCTGTCGAACTTGATGGAAAGGAGTTTACTGGGGAGg
- the LOC139750797 gene encoding double-stranded RNA-specific editase 1-like isoform X7: protein MRGRGRGRGNWRSGAAAAGADTANTENFTPPANNEQPAPVMDFYQQGRPAAPADVKMDVANEVHVSDSDTSMHEGEQQQETRKRPWEKLGGREGVKVKRKKVPGAKNLKIRRYVQPKNAVMCLNELRPGVTYNTEQEGGVGQPFCISVEVDGQKYRGFGSSKQLAKQASAEAALISFVKPPVTSTENAEEDKTPWATLASFAIYKLFNDWREGRVGTCPPPSQAYGTALPPAFLNQNMGANSAVKEEPPQATAFTEAITAHLGGRTTIAPVADGKVPENAANMHPVMVLHQMKPGLQYNVNQTSHESKPFFTVSVELDGKEFTGEGPNVKKAKFFLAKEAIQGLYGIESTFQTPA from the exons GTCGTGGCCGTGGCAATTGGCGTtctggagctgctgctgctggtgcagatACAGCTAACACTGAAAATTTCACACCACCAGCAAATAATGAACAGCCAGCCCCAGTAATGGATTTTTATCAACAAGGTcggcctgctgctcctgctgatgtTAAAATGGATGTTGCTAATGAG GTGCACGTGTCTGATAGTGATACCTCAATGCATGAGGGAGAACAGCAACAAGAAACGAGGAAGCGGCCATGGGAGAAGTTAGGAGGTAGGGAAG GCgtcaaggtcaagagaaagaaggTACCAGGAGCAAAGAATCTTAAGATCCGAAGATATGTGCAGCCAAAGAATGCAGTAATGTGTCTCAATGAACTTCGACCAGGAGTAACATATAACACTGAACAGGAAGGAGGAGTTGGCCAGCCATTCTGTATATCTGTGGAG GTTGATGGTCAGAAATACCGTGGTTTTGGGTCATCTAAACAGCTAGCAAAGCAAGCATCAGCTGAGGCAGCACTCATTAGCTTCGTAAAGCCACCAGTTACTTCAACTGAAAATGCAGAGGAGGACAAGACCCCTTGGGCCACCCTTGCATCATTTGCTATTTACAAACTATTCAATGATTGGCGTGAGGGTCGAGTTGGCACGTGTCCACCACCTTCACAGGCATATGGCACTGCCCTTCCTCCAG CATTCTTAAATCAGAATATGGGAGCTAATTCAGCTGTCAAGGAAGAGCCTCCTCAGGCAACAGCATTTACTGAAGCAATCACTGCTCACCTGGGAGGCCGTACAACCATTGCTCCTGTCGCAGATGGAAAG GTTCCTGAAAATGCTGCCAACATGCATCCTGTTATGGTTCTGCATCAGATGAAGCCTGGCCTGCAGTACAATGTTAATCAGACTTCACATGAAAGCAAGCCATTCTTTACTGTGTCTGTCGAACTTGATGGAAAGGAGTTTACTGGGGAGg
- the LOC139750797 gene encoding double-stranded RNA-specific editase 1-like isoform X8, with protein MRGRGRGRGNWRSGAAAAGADTANTENFTPPANNEQPAPVMDFYQQGRPAAPADVKMDVANEVHVSDSDTSMHEGEQQQETRKRPWEKLGGVKVKRKKVPGAKNLKIRRYVQPKNAVMCLNELRPGVTYNTEQEGGVGQPFCISVEVDGQKYRGFGSSKQLAKQASAEAALISFVKPPVTSTENAEEDKTPWATLASFAIYKLFNDWREGRVGTCPPPSQAYGTALPPAFLNQNMGANSAVKEEPPQATAFTEAITAHLGGRTTIAPVADGKVPENAANMHPVMVLHQMKPGLQYNVNQTSHESKPFFTVSVELDGKEFTGEGPNVKKAKFFLAKEAIQGLYGIESTFQTPA; from the exons GTCGTGGCCGTGGCAATTGGCGTtctggagctgctgctgctggtgcagatACAGCTAACACTGAAAATTTCACACCACCAGCAAATAATGAACAGCCAGCCCCAGTAATGGATTTTTATCAACAAGGTcggcctgctgctcctgctgatgtTAAAATGGATGTTGCTAATGAG GTGCACGTGTCTGATAGTGATACCTCAATGCATGAGGGAGAACAGCAACAAGAAACGAGGAAGCGGCCATGGGAGAAGTTAGGAG GCgtcaaggtcaagagaaagaaggTACCAGGAGCAAAGAATCTTAAGATCCGAAGATATGTGCAGCCAAAGAATGCAGTAATGTGTCTCAATGAACTTCGACCAGGAGTAACATATAACACTGAACAGGAAGGAGGAGTTGGCCAGCCATTCTGTATATCTGTGGAG GTTGATGGTCAGAAATACCGTGGTTTTGGGTCATCTAAACAGCTAGCAAAGCAAGCATCAGCTGAGGCAGCACTCATTAGCTTCGTAAAGCCACCAGTTACTTCAACTGAAAATGCAGAGGAGGACAAGACCCCTTGGGCCACCCTTGCATCATTTGCTATTTACAAACTATTCAATGATTGGCGTGAGGGTCGAGTTGGCACGTGTCCACCACCTTCACAGGCATATGGCACTGCCCTTCCTCCAG CATTCTTAAATCAGAATATGGGAGCTAATTCAGCTGTCAAGGAAGAGCCTCCTCAGGCAACAGCATTTACTGAAGCAATCACTGCTCACCTGGGAGGCCGTACAACCATTGCTCCTGTCGCAGATGGAAAG GTTCCTGAAAATGCTGCCAACATGCATCCTGTTATGGTTCTGCATCAGATGAAGCCTGGCCTGCAGTACAATGTTAATCAGACTTCACATGAAAGCAAGCCATTCTTTACTGTGTCTGTCGAACTTGATGGAAAGGAGTTTACTGGGGAGg
- the LOC139750797 gene encoding double-stranded RNA-specific editase 1-like isoform X6: MRGRGRGRGNWRSGAAAAGADTANTENFTPPANNEQPAPVMDFYQQGRPAAPADVKMDVANEVHVSDSDTSMHEGEQQQETRKRPWEKLGGVKVKRKKVPGAKNLKIRRYVQPKNAVMCLNELRPGVTYNTEQEGGVGQPFCISVEVDGQKYRGFGSSKQLAKQASAEAALISFVKPPVTSTENAEEDKTPWATLASFAIYKLFNDWREGRVGTCPPPSQAYGTALPPGFQAFLNQNMGANSAVKEEPPQATAFTEAITAHLGGRTTIAPVADGKVPENAANMHPVMVLHQMKPGLQYNVNQTSHESKPFFTVSVELDGKEFTGEGPNVKKAKFFLAKEAIQGLYGIESTFQTPA, from the exons GTCGTGGCCGTGGCAATTGGCGTtctggagctgctgctgctggtgcagatACAGCTAACACTGAAAATTTCACACCACCAGCAAATAATGAACAGCCAGCCCCAGTAATGGATTTTTATCAACAAGGTcggcctgctgctcctgctgatgtTAAAATGGATGTTGCTAATGAG GTGCACGTGTCTGATAGTGATACCTCAATGCATGAGGGAGAACAGCAACAAGAAACGAGGAAGCGGCCATGGGAGAAGTTAGGAG GCgtcaaggtcaagagaaagaaggTACCAGGAGCAAAGAATCTTAAGATCCGAAGATATGTGCAGCCAAAGAATGCAGTAATGTGTCTCAATGAACTTCGACCAGGAGTAACATATAACACTGAACAGGAAGGAGGAGTTGGCCAGCCATTCTGTATATCTGTGGAG GTTGATGGTCAGAAATACCGTGGTTTTGGGTCATCTAAACAGCTAGCAAAGCAAGCATCAGCTGAGGCAGCACTCATTAGCTTCGTAAAGCCACCAGTTACTTCAACTGAAAATGCAGAGGAGGACAAGACCCCTTGGGCCACCCTTGCATCATTTGCTATTTACAAACTATTCAATGATTGGCGTGAGGGTCGAGTTGGCACGTGTCCACCACCTTCACAGGCATATGGCACTGCCCTTCCTCCAG GATTCCAAGCATTCTTAAATCAGAATATGGGAGCTAATTCAGCTGTCAAGGAAGAGCCTCCTCAGGCAACAGCATTTACTGAAGCAATCACTGCTCACCTGGGAGGCCGTACAACCATTGCTCCTGTCGCAGATGGAAAG GTTCCTGAAAATGCTGCCAACATGCATCCTGTTATGGTTCTGCATCAGATGAAGCCTGGCCTGCAGTACAATGTTAATCAGACTTCACATGAAAGCAAGCCATTCTTTACTGTGTCTGTCGAACTTGATGGAAAGGAGTTTACTGGGGAGg
- the LOC139750797 gene encoding double-stranded RNA-specific editase 1-like isoform X2: MRGRGRGRGNWRSGAAAAGADTANTENFTPPANNEQPAPVMDFYQQGRPAAPADVKMDVANEVHVSDSDTSMHEGEQQQETRKRPWEKLGGVKVKRKKVPGAKNLKIRRYVQPKNAVMCLNELRPGVTYNTEQEGGVGQPFCISVEVDGQKYRGFGSSKQLAKQASAEAALISFVKPPVTSTENAEEDKTPWATLASFAIYKLFNDWREGRVGTCPPPSQAYGTALPPGFQAFLNQNMGANSAVKEEPPQATAFTEAITAHLGGRTTIAPVADGKQEANSSLPATDPVKVPNPAKQVPENAANMHPVMVLHQMKPGLQYNVNQTSHESKPFFTVSVELDGKEFTGEGPNVKKAKFFLAKEAIQGLYGIESTFQTPA; the protein is encoded by the exons GTCGTGGCCGTGGCAATTGGCGTtctggagctgctgctgctggtgcagatACAGCTAACACTGAAAATTTCACACCACCAGCAAATAATGAACAGCCAGCCCCAGTAATGGATTTTTATCAACAAGGTcggcctgctgctcctgctgatgtTAAAATGGATGTTGCTAATGAG GTGCACGTGTCTGATAGTGATACCTCAATGCATGAGGGAGAACAGCAACAAGAAACGAGGAAGCGGCCATGGGAGAAGTTAGGAG GCgtcaaggtcaagagaaagaaggTACCAGGAGCAAAGAATCTTAAGATCCGAAGATATGTGCAGCCAAAGAATGCAGTAATGTGTCTCAATGAACTTCGACCAGGAGTAACATATAACACTGAACAGGAAGGAGGAGTTGGCCAGCCATTCTGTATATCTGTGGAG GTTGATGGTCAGAAATACCGTGGTTTTGGGTCATCTAAACAGCTAGCAAAGCAAGCATCAGCTGAGGCAGCACTCATTAGCTTCGTAAAGCCACCAGTTACTTCAACTGAAAATGCAGAGGAGGACAAGACCCCTTGGGCCACCCTTGCATCATTTGCTATTTACAAACTATTCAATGATTGGCGTGAGGGTCGAGTTGGCACGTGTCCACCACCTTCACAGGCATATGGCACTGCCCTTCCTCCAG GATTCCAAGCATTCTTAAATCAGAATATGGGAGCTAATTCAGCTGTCAAGGAAGAGCCTCCTCAGGCAACAGCATTTACTGAAGCAATCACTGCTCACCTGGGAGGCCGTACAACCATTGCTCCTGTCGCAGATGGAAAG caAGAGGCAAATTCGTCTTTACCGGCAACAGATCCTGTTAAAGTGCCAAATCCTGCCAAACAGGTTCCTGAAAATGCTGCCAACATGCATCCTGTTATGGTTCTGCATCAGATGAAGCCTGGCCTGCAGTACAATGTTAATCAGACTTCACATGAAAGCAAGCCATTCTTTACTGTGTCTGTCGAACTTGATGGAAAGGAGTTTACTGGGGAGg
- the LOC139750797 gene encoding double-stranded RNA-specific editase 1-like isoform X5 translates to MRGRGRGRGNWRSGAAAAGADTANTENFTPPANNEQPAPVMDFYQQGRPAAPADVKMDVANEVHVSDSDTSMHEGEQQQETRKRPWEKLGGREGVKVKRKKVPGAKNLKIRRYVQPKNAVMCLNELRPGVTYNTEQEGGVGQPFCISVEVDGQKYRGFGSSKQLAKQASAEAALISFVKPPVTSTENAEEDKTPWATLASFAIYKLFNDWREGRVGTCPPPSQAYGTALPPGFQAFLNQNMGANSAVKEEPPQATAFTEAITAHLGGRTTIAPVADGKVPENAANMHPVMVLHQMKPGLQYNVNQTSHESKPFFTVSVELDGKEFTGEGPNVKKAKFFLAKEAIQGLYGIESTFQTPA, encoded by the exons GTCGTGGCCGTGGCAATTGGCGTtctggagctgctgctgctggtgcagatACAGCTAACACTGAAAATTTCACACCACCAGCAAATAATGAACAGCCAGCCCCAGTAATGGATTTTTATCAACAAGGTcggcctgctgctcctgctgatgtTAAAATGGATGTTGCTAATGAG GTGCACGTGTCTGATAGTGATACCTCAATGCATGAGGGAGAACAGCAACAAGAAACGAGGAAGCGGCCATGGGAGAAGTTAGGAGGTAGGGAAG GCgtcaaggtcaagagaaagaaggTACCAGGAGCAAAGAATCTTAAGATCCGAAGATATGTGCAGCCAAAGAATGCAGTAATGTGTCTCAATGAACTTCGACCAGGAGTAACATATAACACTGAACAGGAAGGAGGAGTTGGCCAGCCATTCTGTATATCTGTGGAG GTTGATGGTCAGAAATACCGTGGTTTTGGGTCATCTAAACAGCTAGCAAAGCAAGCATCAGCTGAGGCAGCACTCATTAGCTTCGTAAAGCCACCAGTTACTTCAACTGAAAATGCAGAGGAGGACAAGACCCCTTGGGCCACCCTTGCATCATTTGCTATTTACAAACTATTCAATGATTGGCGTGAGGGTCGAGTTGGCACGTGTCCACCACCTTCACAGGCATATGGCACTGCCCTTCCTCCAG GATTCCAAGCATTCTTAAATCAGAATATGGGAGCTAATTCAGCTGTCAAGGAAGAGCCTCCTCAGGCAACAGCATTTACTGAAGCAATCACTGCTCACCTGGGAGGCCGTACAACCATTGCTCCTGTCGCAGATGGAAAG GTTCCTGAAAATGCTGCCAACATGCATCCTGTTATGGTTCTGCATCAGATGAAGCCTGGCCTGCAGTACAATGTTAATCAGACTTCACATGAAAGCAAGCCATTCTTTACTGTGTCTGTCGAACTTGATGGAAAGGAGTTTACTGGGGAGg